The genomic window TGCGAGAAAAATTTGCTGTTGCCCAAGCAAGCATCGTAAATCCGCATGTAATGCGAATCATCGCGTTAATGACACCGATGTTTTGTTTCATATTTTTCCTCCTTTTTGTTTGTGAAATTCGCTTTCATCCGTTAAAATGTGTATAGATGATGGTACGATTTAGGAGGAAAGCGATCATGATGGAAAAACGGTATCGATGGAAAAGTGAACAAATTCGTAAACACGTTGCAATTGTTGACGGAAAGCAAGCACCGACAAAAGTGTTAATGAACGCAACATATTTACATCCATACATACGTCAATGGGTACAAGGAAACGTTTGGATTTGCGATGATCGAATTGTGTACGTTGGGCCAAATAAACCGAAGCAATTAGATTCATGTGAAGTCATCGACTGCACGAATCAAGTGCTCGTTCCTGGCTATATTGAGCCTCATGCTCATCCGTTTCAGTTATATAATCCCCAAACGCTTGCTGAATATGCAGCGCAGTTCGGTACGACAACACTCATTAACGACAATTTATTTCTTTTTTTACAGTTGACAAAAAAGAAAGCGTTTTCTTTTTTGTCCGCTATGGAAAAACAACCAGTGACGATGTATTGGTGGTGCCGACTTGATCCGCAAACAGAAATGGAAGGAGAAGAACATCTTTTTTCATATAAAAACATGAAAGGATGGCTTGAAAACGATGCGGTGTTACAAGTGGGCGAATTGACTGGATGGCCAAAACTGTTAGAAGGGGACGATTTCGTTCTCCATTGGATGCAAGAAGCGAAAAAACTTGGTAAAAAAGTGGAAGGTCATTTTCCCGGTGCCTCAGATCGTACGTTGACGAAAATGAAGTTATTTGGGGCGGATGCTGATCATGAAGCGATGACTGGAAATGATGTGTATAAGCGATTAATGCACGGGTATACCGTATCATTGCGACATTCGTCCATCCGGCCGGATTTGCCGACATTGCTTAAAGAGATGAAACAACTTGGTATTCATCATTACGATCACTGTATGTTTACAACAGACGGATCGACGCCTGCCTTTTATGAAAACGGAATGATCGACGAAATGATTCGCATCGCATTGCAAGAAGGAGTACGTGACATTGATGCATACAGCATGGCCACATGGAACGTTGCTCGTTATTACAATATCGATCATTTACACGGAAGCATTACGCCAGGGCGCATTGCACATATTAACATTCTTGAACATGCTTTAAATCCGACACCGATTTCTGTTTTAGCGAGCGGACAGTGGGTCAAACGCGATGGCGTACCTGTCTCTGCTTTTTCAGCAATTGAATGGGACGTACATGGTCTTGCACCACTTTCTTTGTCTTGGGATTTGCAGATGGATGATTTGCAATTTTCGATGCCATTGGGGATGTACATGGAAAACTCAGTGATTATTAAGCCGTATTCTATTTCGATTGATACATCTGCTGATGAGTTATCAACAGATCATGATGAAAGCTTTTTAATGCTTATTGATCGCAACGGAAAATGGCGTGTGAACACCGTATTAAAAGGGTTTGCGACACATGTGCAAGCGCTTGTTAGCTCGTATTCAAATACAGGAGATATTATTTTAATCGGAAAAAGTAAACGTGATTTATTGCTTGCATTTGAGCGCATGAAACAAATGGGAGGCGGCATTGTTTTATGTGAACATGGAGAAGTCATTCACGACATTTCTCTTCCGTTAGGGGGATTAATGTCAGATAAGCCGATGAAAATGTTGATGGAAGAAGAAAAAACGCTTGGGAATTTGTTGCGAGCGCGTGGCTATACGTTTGCTGATCCGATTTACACGTTGCTCTTTTTATCGTCGACACATTTACCGTACATTCGCATTACACCAAAAGGAATTTACGATGTGATGCATAAAACAGTACTCTTTCCGACAATAATGCGTTAAAATATAAAAGGGAAGAAAACGAAAGGTTGGGTTCATGTTGCGGCGATTATTTTTTCTATTTATGATCATGACTTTATTTTTATTTGGCATCGGATGTCAACGTACAGAGTCAAACATAAAAGAAGAGGAGTCCTCACCGACACCGATTGAACAAGAAAATGACCAAGACACAAAGGAAACAGCGTGGACGTTTCCGTTAACAGGCATGCCAGCGAATGAAAAAACGATGCAACGAGCTGTGGCGGTGATGATTAATAACTATCCTGCCGCACGACCTCAATCGGGATTGCACAAAGCAGATATTGTATATGAAGTGCTTGCGGAAGGAGATATTACACGGCTGTTAGCCATTTATCAAAGCGAGCAACCTGATGTCATCGGCCCTGTTCGAAGCGCAAGAGACTACTTTATTCAACTAAGCAATGGCTTTCATGCTTTATATGTATGTCACGGATGGAGTCCAGAGGCACAGAAATTGTTAAAGTCTGGTGCGGCGGATTATGTAAATGGGCTGTTTTACGATGGCACGCTATTTTGGCGAGATCGCACACGAAAGGCACCACACAACTCATACATTTCCTTTGAAAATATTAAAAAAGGTGCCGAAAAAAACGGCTATGCGTTCGAAGAAGAAGTTAAACCGCTACCATTTTTCACAAACGATTTGACAAACGCTGTAAAAGCGACGAATATTGATGTGGTGTACTCTAAACGATCGTACGCTCACGTGCATTATGCGTACGACGGAACGAAATATGTTCGTTCGAGCGGTGGAAAGCCGACAGTTGACCGAGAAACGAATACACCGATTGCAGTAGAAAATGTGTTCGTGATTGAAGCGACGCATCAAATTATTGACGACTATGGTCGGAGAGATATTGACTTTACATCGGGTGGGAAAGGGTATTTATTTCAAGAAGGAACGATGCAGGAAGTGGAGTGGAAAAATATTGACGGACGCCTCCTCCCTTATAAAAATGGTGTTCCGCTCGGATTTACTCGAGGGAAAACGTGGATTCAAGTCGTTCCGAATCTCGAACAAGTACAATATGAATAGGGGGACGTATATGCAAATTAATAAATTGCGAGGCAGAGAGCTTGACCAATTATTTCGTGCCATTTTGTCATTGAAAGATTTAGAAGAATGTTATCGTTTTTTCGATGATTTATGTACGGTCAATGAAATACAAGCGCTTGCGCAACGTTTGGAAGTAGCTCGTATGTTGCGCGAAGGGTATACATATCATAAAATTGAAACAGAAACAGGGGCAAGCACAGCGACTATTTCGCGCGTAAAACGTTGCTTAAACTACGGGAATGATGCGTATGCGATGGCACTCGATCGCATTTATAATGAACAACAAGAGGAGGCTGGCTCACAATGAGTCAGCTTCTTTTTACGATTTTTTGTTATGATTTTTGTTATAATGAGATGAGGTGAAAAAACATGAATGAGATAACAACATGGCGCCATGTGTTTAAATTAGATCCGAATAAAGAAATAACAGATGAACAATTAGAACAAGTATGCGAATCAGGGACGGATGCGATCATTGTTGGTGGAACAGACGGTGTGACGCTTGAAAACGTCATCGATTTGCTTGCGCGCGTGCGCCGTTTTTCTGTTCCATGTGCACTAGAAGTATCGAACATCGAGGCGATTACACCTGGATTTGACTATTATTTCATTCCAATGGTGCTAAATAGCCGTGATCTTACTTGGTTAATTGATTTGCATCACGAAGCGGTCAAACAGTTTGGTGATTTAATTAATTGGGAAGAACTTTTTGTTGAAGGGTATTGTATTTTAAATGACGAATGTAAAGCGGCATCATTAACGAGTGCACGAACGAATATAACAGAAGAAGATGTCATTGCATATGCTCGAATGGCAGAACATATGTATCATTTTCCAATTTTTTATATGGAATATAGCGGACGGTACGGAGATGTGACGCTTGTACAAAAAGTGAAACGGACGCTAGAACGCACCCGTTTGTTTTATGGTGGTGGCATTCATACACCTGAACAAGCGAAAGAAATGGCGATGTGGGCTGATACGGTCGTTGTAGGAAATGCAATTTATACAAATTTACAAATGGCGTTACAAACAGTCGAAGCGGTAAAAGGAAAATCGATATAAATGGAGAATAAAAAAGAGAACATATGTTTTGGTGGTGAAAAAAATGAGTATGTCAGCACATATGCTGTTGGAAGGATTAAATGAAAAACAAAAAGAGGCAGTGAAAACAACGGAAGGGCCGCTTTTAATTATGGCGGGGGCAGG from Anoxybacillus gonensis includes these protein-coding regions:
- a CDS encoding YerC/YecD family TrpR-related protein translates to MQINKLRGRELDQLFRAILSLKDLEECYRFFDDLCTVNEIQALAQRLEVARMLREGYTYHKIETETGASTATISRVKRCLNYGNDAYAMALDRIYNEQQEEAGSQ
- a CDS encoding heptaprenylglyceryl phosphate synthase → MNEITTWRHVFKLDPNKEITDEQLEQVCESGTDAIIVGGTDGVTLENVIDLLARVRRFSVPCALEVSNIEAITPGFDYYFIPMVLNSRDLTWLIDLHHEAVKQFGDLINWEELFVEGYCILNDECKAASLTSARTNITEEDVIAYARMAEHMYHFPIFYMEYSGRYGDVTLVQKVKRTLERTRLFYGGGIHTPEQAKEMAMWADTVVVGNAIYTNLQMALQTVEAVKGKSI
- a CDS encoding DUF3048 domain-containing protein is translated as MLRRLFFLFMIMTLFLFGIGCQRTESNIKEEESSPTPIEQENDQDTKETAWTFPLTGMPANEKTMQRAVAVMINNYPAARPQSGLHKADIVYEVLAEGDITRLLAIYQSEQPDVIGPVRSARDYFIQLSNGFHALYVCHGWSPEAQKLLKSGAADYVNGLFYDGTLFWRDRTRKAPHNSYISFENIKKGAEKNGYAFEEEVKPLPFFTNDLTNAVKATNIDVVYSKRSYAHVHYAYDGTKYVRSSGGKPTVDRETNTPIAVENVFVIEATHQIIDDYGRRDIDFTSGGKGYLFQEGTMQEVEWKNIDGRLLPYKNGVPLGFTRGKTWIQVVPNLEQVQYE
- a CDS encoding adenine deaminase C-terminal domain-containing protein — translated: MMEKRYRWKSEQIRKHVAIVDGKQAPTKVLMNATYLHPYIRQWVQGNVWICDDRIVYVGPNKPKQLDSCEVIDCTNQVLVPGYIEPHAHPFQLYNPQTLAEYAAQFGTTTLINDNLFLFLQLTKKKAFSFLSAMEKQPVTMYWWCRLDPQTEMEGEEHLFSYKNMKGWLENDAVLQVGELTGWPKLLEGDDFVLHWMQEAKKLGKKVEGHFPGASDRTLTKMKLFGADADHEAMTGNDVYKRLMHGYTVSLRHSSIRPDLPTLLKEMKQLGIHHYDHCMFTTDGSTPAFYENGMIDEMIRIALQEGVRDIDAYSMATWNVARYYNIDHLHGSITPGRIAHINILEHALNPTPISVLASGQWVKRDGVPVSAFSAIEWDVHGLAPLSLSWDLQMDDLQFSMPLGMYMENSVIIKPYSISIDTSADELSTDHDESFLMLIDRNGKWRVNTVLKGFATHVQALVSSYSNTGDIILIGKSKRDLLLAFERMKQMGGGIVLCEHGEVIHDISLPLGGLMSDKPMKMLMEEEKTLGNLLRARGYTFADPIYTLLFLSSTHLPYIRITPKGIYDVMHKTVLFPTIMR